Below is a window of Gossypium hirsutum isolate 1008001.06 chromosome A12, Gossypium_hirsutum_v2.1, whole genome shotgun sequence DNA.
GCAGCAGAAGGCGTTATACTTCGAACACAAAGGCAGAATTAGCTAAAGGAAAATCCATGGTCGTTGaacaagaaaaggaaaagacGACCAGACCTGAATCACCCGTCAATGAGCCTGTAACTGAAAAAGAGGCTAAAGAattcttaaaattcttaaaacacagcgagtacagtgttgtggagcaattGCACAAACAGTCACCTTGCATATCCGTACTAGCCATgctcttgagttcagaaactcaccGAAGTGCATTGATGAAggttttaaatgaaacatatgttgcGGATGACATCTCTGTCAACAAACTTGATCGTCTGGTCAATAACATCAGTGcggataattttattttgtttaatgatgaTGAATTACCACCGGGAGGCAAGGGATCTACAAAGGCCCTACACATTACCACTTGCTGCAAAGGATACACATTGCCGGGGGTATTGATTGATAATGGATTGGCATTGAATGTCATGCCCTTGTCCATGTTAAATAGGTTGCCAGTGGATAACTCTCACATGAAGACATGTCAAAACGTCATGAGAGCATTCGACGGTACAGAAAGAAAATTGATGGGAAGGATCGAGATACCTCTCTTGATTGgcccaaatacatacgaggtggacttcTTGGTAATGGACATCAAGCCATCACACAATTGCCtgttggggagaccgtggattcACTCGGTGGGGGCAGTGCCGTCATCCCTACACCAAAAGTTAAAGTTGGTAACTGAGGGTAGGTTGGTAACGATAAACGCGGAGGAAGATATTATTGCATCCATCACCAATGATGCACTGTACGTGGGTGCGGACGATGAGACGATAGAATATTCCTTTCGATCGCTAGAATTCGTCAATGGTACATTCATTATCGAAGGAAACAAGATCCCAATGCCCAAAATATCCAAAGCTACGAGGATAGCCCTGCGATTGACGGTCGGCAAAGGAGCTCTGTCGGGAAGAGGACTTGGAAGGTTCCTCCAAGGAAGGAGCGAGATACTAATGCTAAAAGAAAAATGAGACCGCTTTGGCTTAGGATTCAAGCCAGACACGAAGCAAAAGAAGAAGGAGCTGGAAAAAAGGCAAGAGATGAGAAGAGCACGTCTGCGCGGTGAGGAGGTCAAATGGGAACCAATGACCTTTCCTTATTTATCCCGAACATTCGTGTCCGGAGGAACTATCCATCCAAAACAAGAGATGACAATGTAGAAAGTGGCAGAAGAGATGTTGGGAAGTTGGAGCGTTAACGCCATATCTGAAGAAAAAGCTGAAGAAGGGTTTTATCTAGAATTTGCCCTTACATTcctggaagtgttttgaacaattggaccgTGGAGGAGATCCCTGTAACTTTTAGAATTAATtaagagtaatgttcaaaacaagcTTATTACTCTATGCCTAGGGGCAATAAGAACCCTTTTATGAAATAGGCATATGTCCAAATATCttcatttcaataaaaatgcattTTTGCGTATCATATTgagaaaatattcttttattctttctacttcattcataatcataccacacAAATcaaatattcttagattcttttgttctttggatttCTTTCTTCATCCAtaacaggtctctagatatcaatgatatgagaaACATTGCCAATGACTCAGAGATTCCTTTCGAGCAAGATTTGTGTATGGAGGACACTGAGAATTTTGAAGATGACCGAAATTGCagcctatctcctgatttgttaagaatggtagatcaagaggagaaacaaatcctacctcataagGAGTCAGTGGAAATTGTTAGCTTAggagaaggaaaagaggtgaaaattggagctAGTATCGCTGCAGAAACAAAGCAAGACCTCATCGAGTTACTCTGGGAATTCaaggatgtcttcgcatggtcatatcaagacatgcccggattgaatactgatatcgtggtacatcgactccccataaaggaagaatgcaggCCAGTACAACAGAAACTCCGAAGGATGAGACCCGATGTTttgttaaagataaaagaagaggtcaaaaaGTAATTCGACGTCGGTTTCTTACaagtggtcaagtactcagaatgggtagccaacatagtcccagttcctaagaaagatgaGAAGGTACGGATGTGCGTGGACTATCGGGACTTGAATAAAGCCAACCCAAAAGACAATTTTccattgcctcacattgatacacTAGTAGACAACACGACAGGTTACTCACTTTTCTCCTTCATGGACGGCTTCTCGGGATATAACCAGATAaaaatgcatcctgaagacatggaaaagacaacatttgtaaccatgtggggaacgttttgttataaagtgatgccattcggattaagaacgcaggagcaacatatcaaatAGCCATGGTAACTTTGTTCCATGAAATGATGTACAAGGAGATCAAAGTTTACGTTGACgacatgattgcaaaatctaAAACCGAGAAggagcatgtgcaagtcttgaggaaaCTATTCTTGAGATTAAGAAAGTTCCAACTAAAGCTCAATCCCGCAAAGTGCACCTTCGGGGCTAGGTCAGGAAAATTGTTCGGATTTGTAGTCAGTAAGAGGGGAATCGAGATTGACCTGgataaagtcaaggctatacaagAATTACCCCCGCCAcacactcaaaaagaagttcgaggtttcctaggaagattaaattacatcgcccgttTCATCTCACAACTAacggagaaatgtgaccctatatttcgtcTCCTTAGGAAGCATAATCCAGGTGTTTGGGATGAGGAGTGCGAGAAAACTTTCGATAAAGTCAAACATTATTTGTCCAGTGCCCCAGTACTAATGCCACCTTACCCGGATAAACCACTGATACTGTACTTGACAGTGTTTGAAAACTCCATGGAATGTGTGTTGGGCCAACATGGCGAGtcaggaagaaaaaagaaagcgatatactatctcagcaagaaattcaccgaatgtgagacaagatattcgttgatcgagaagttgtgttgtgctttaatttggacaactcgaagactgagacaatacatgttgtaccacacaacttggcttATCTCGAAACTAGATCCTTTGAAGTATGTGATGGAGAAATGCTTTGAACGGAAGAATGGCTTGTTGGAAAATTTTGCTTTTTGAGTTTGACATAGTCTACGTGAACCAAAAGGCTGTAAAGGgcagtgcaatagcagattttctagccagtagagctttagaagattatgaaCCATTGAGCTTTGACTTCCCGAATGAAGACCTAATGTACGTTGCGACCACGGAAGAAGACTCTCAAGAAGGTCACCTGTGGAAACTGAATTTTGACGGAGCttcaaatgctgtgggtaacagaatcggggcagtcttggtatccccaaatggagatcattatcctttcaccagcaAACTGGATTTTGATTGCATAAACAATATGGCCGAatacgaagcatgtatcatgggaatttGTGCAGCAATAGAAcgtaagattaaagtgctagaggtATATGAGGATTCTGCATTAGTGATCTATTAGCTTAAAggggaatgggagacaagagaccctaaaCTAATCGATTATCGAAGGCTAGTTCTTGAGTTAAtcgaggagtttgacgatatcactttCTGCTACCTTCCACGAgacgaaaaccagatggctgatgctttggcaaccttagcttctatgatcaaagTCAATAAACAagaggatatgaagcctatccaaatgagtatttatgaggctccggCTCATTGCTGCaacattgaagaagaagaagagaaagatgatCATCCTTGGTACCAGGATATTTTACGATATGTGAAGAGTCGTGAATACCCAGACAAAGTgactgagaatgataaaaggacacTAAGAAGGCTGGCTAGTGACTATGTCTTGGATGGAGAGATCCTATACAAGAGAAGGAAGGATCAGGTACtcttaagatgtgtagacgctgtcaAGGCTAAGCAAATCCTGGAAGAGGTTCATGAGGGTGTCTGCGGAacacacgctaatggtttcaccatggccagacagattatgagattcagatattattggtccaccatggaaggagattgcatcaactatgccaagaagtaccataaatgccaaatttatggagataaaatGTATATACctccttcaccccttcatgtcatgacttctccatggcctttctccatgtggggcatggaagTCATTGGGCCGATCTCACCAAAGGTATCTAATGGACACctattcatctttgtggtcatagattatttcaccaaatgggtagaggctacttcttacgccaacgtcacaaagttGGCAGTCAGTAAGTTCTTAAAGAAAGagattatatgtcgatatgggatgcccgaaagaatcatatccgacaatgcattgaacttgaacaacagcacgatagcgGAAGTTTGTAGCAatttcaagatcaaacatcataaCTCGTCACCGTAttgcccaaagatgaatggtgcagtcgaagcagccaataagaacatcaagaagatca
It encodes the following:
- the LOC121211391 gene encoding uncharacterized protein encodes the protein MVTLFHEMMYKEIKVYVDDMIAKSKTEKEHVQVLRKLFLRLRKFQLKLNPAKCTFGARSGKLFGFVVSKRGIEIDLDKVKAIQELPPPHTQKEVRVYVNQKAVKGSAIADFLASRALEDYEPLSFDFPNEDLMYVATTEEDSQEGHLWKLNFDGASNAVVNKQEDMKPIQMSIYEAPAHCCNIEEEEEKDDHPWYQDILRYVKSREYPDKVTENDKRTLRRLASDYVLDGEILYKRRKDQVHETSSTGHVLQRMV